One region of Intestinimonas massiliensis (ex Afouda et al. 2020) genomic DNA includes:
- the ablA gene encoding lysine 2,3-aminomutase, which translates to MNESRRKALFPQVSDEDWNDWHWQVANRIETLEDLKKYISLTPEEEEGVKACLGTLRMAITPYYLSLIDPDDPYDPVRRQAVPTAAELHQSKADLLDPLHEDADSPAPGLTHRYPDRVLLLITDQCSMYCRHCTRRRFAGQHDAGLPVDQVDVAIDYIRHHPEVRDVLLSGGDALLVSDERLEYIIKELRAIPHVEIVRIGSRTPVVLPQRITPALCDMLKKYHPIWLNTHFNHPNEITAESAAACARLADAGIPLGNQSVLLAGVNDCVHVMKKLVNELVKIRVRPYYIYQCDLSMGLEHFRTPVSKGIEIIEALRGHTSGFCVPTFVVDAPGGGGKTPVMPNYVISQAPHKVILRNYEGVITTYTEPEHYEETCHCEVCTGKRKVDLMGVAALEQGHMMSMEPANLERHKREQH; encoded by the coding sequence ATGAACGAATCCAGACGCAAAGCGCTGTTCCCCCAGGTCTCTGATGAGGATTGGAACGACTGGCACTGGCAGGTGGCCAACCGGATCGAGACCCTGGAGGACCTGAAAAAGTACATCAGCCTGACCCCCGAGGAGGAAGAGGGCGTCAAGGCCTGCCTGGGCACCCTGCGCATGGCCATCACCCCCTACTACCTCTCCCTCATCGACCCTGACGACCCCTATGACCCCGTCCGCCGTCAGGCGGTCCCCACCGCCGCGGAGCTCCACCAGTCCAAGGCCGACCTGCTGGACCCCCTCCATGAGGACGCCGACTCTCCGGCCCCCGGCCTGACCCATCGCTACCCCGACCGGGTGCTGCTGCTCATCACCGATCAGTGCTCCATGTACTGCCGCCACTGTACCCGCCGCCGCTTCGCCGGCCAGCACGACGCCGGCCTGCCGGTGGATCAGGTCGACGTGGCCATCGACTACATCCGCCATCACCCCGAGGTCCGGGACGTGCTGCTCTCCGGCGGCGACGCTCTGCTGGTCTCCGACGAGCGGCTGGAGTACATCATCAAAGAGCTGCGGGCCATTCCCCACGTGGAGATCGTCCGCATCGGCTCCCGCACCCCGGTGGTACTGCCCCAGCGCATCACCCCCGCGCTGTGCGATATGCTGAAGAAGTACCACCCCATCTGGCTCAACACCCACTTCAACCATCCCAACGAGATCACCGCCGAGTCCGCCGCCGCCTGCGCCCGGCTGGCCGACGCCGGCATTCCTCTGGGCAACCAGTCCGTGCTGCTGGCCGGAGTCAATGACTGCGTCCACGTGATGAAGAAGCTGGTCAACGAGCTGGTGAAGATCCGGGTGCGCCCCTACTACATCTATCAGTGCGACCTGAGCATGGGCCTGGAGCACTTCCGCACCCCGGTGTCCAAGGGGATCGAGATCATCGAGGCCCTGCGGGGCCACACCTCCGGCTTCTGCGTGCCCACCTTTGTGGTGGACGCCCCCGGCGGCGGCGGCAAGACCCCCGTGATGCCCAACTATGTCATCTCCCAGGCCCCCCACAAGGTCATCCTGCGCAACTATGAGGGCGTCATCACCACCTACACCGAGCCCGAGCACTATGAGGAGACCTGCCACTGCGAGGTCTGCACGGGCAAGCGGAAGGTGGACTTGATGGGCGTGGCGGCGCTGGAGCAGGGGCACATGATGTCCATGGAGCCCGCCAACCTGGAGCGGCATAAGCGCGAGCAGCATTGA
- a CDS encoding L-erythro-3,5-diaminohexanoate dehydrogenase, with the protein MQKKGNKYGTHRVIEPKGVLTQAAYKIDNNMDEIYSNEILCNVTALNVDSASFTQIADVCGHDDQKIGEMILSIVAERGKQQNPVTGSGGMFMGTVAKIGDDLKGKIDLKEGDRIASLVSLSLTPLKIHKILAVHQDIDRVDVEAQAILFESGIYAKLPDDMPEPLALAALDVAGAPAQARKLPKEGDSVLILGANGKSGVLCGYEAMKKVGPNGKVVGVVRNPKQIPALKELGVYTDIVLADATKPVEVMEAALAVNGGKEYDISICCVNIESCEMSAILPVRDDGLVYFFSMATSFTKAALGAEGIGKDVTMIVGNGYTKDHADITLNVLRENPKLRKLFEEKYV; encoded by the coding sequence ATGCAGAAAAAGGGCAATAAGTACGGCACTCACCGCGTCATCGAACCCAAAGGCGTGCTGACCCAGGCTGCGTACAAGATCGACAACAACATGGATGAGATCTACTCCAACGAGATCCTCTGCAACGTCACCGCCCTGAACGTGGACTCCGCCTCCTTCACCCAGATCGCCGACGTGTGCGGCCATGACGACCAGAAGATCGGCGAGATGATCCTGTCCATCGTGGCCGAGCGCGGCAAGCAGCAGAATCCGGTCACCGGCTCCGGCGGCATGTTCATGGGCACCGTGGCCAAGATCGGCGACGACCTGAAGGGCAAGATTGACCTGAAGGAGGGCGACCGCATCGCCTCCCTGGTGTCCCTGTCCCTGACGCCCTTGAAGATCCATAAGATCCTGGCCGTCCATCAGGACATCGACCGGGTGGATGTGGAAGCCCAGGCCATCCTGTTTGAAAGCGGCATCTACGCCAAGCTGCCCGACGACATGCCCGAGCCTCTGGCCCTGGCCGCCCTGGACGTGGCCGGCGCTCCCGCCCAGGCCCGCAAGCTGCCCAAGGAGGGCGACAGCGTCCTGATCCTGGGGGCCAACGGCAAGTCCGGCGTGCTGTGTGGCTACGAGGCTATGAAGAAGGTGGGGCCCAACGGCAAGGTGGTCGGCGTGGTCCGCAACCCGAAGCAGATCCCCGCTTTGAAGGAGCTGGGCGTCTACACCGACATCGTGCTGGCCGACGCCACCAAGCCCGTGGAGGTCATGGAGGCCGCCCTGGCCGTCAACGGCGGCAAGGAGTATGACATCTCCATCTGCTGCGTCAACATCGAGAGCTGCGAGATGTCCGCCATCCTGCCCGTCCGGGACGACGGCCTGGTGTACTTTTTCTCCATGGCCACCTCCTTCACCAAGGCGGCCCTGGGGGCCGAGGGCATCGGCAAGGACGTGACCATGATCGTGGGCAACGGCTACACCAAGGACCATGCCGACATCACCCTGAACGTCCTGCGGGAGAATCCCAAGCTGCGCAAGCTGTTTGAGGAGAAATACGTATAA
- a CDS encoding 3-keto-5-aminohexanoate cleavage protein, producing MEKLIITAAICGAEVTKEQNPAVPYTLEEMVREAKSAYDAGAAVIHVHVRWDDGTPTQDRERFRVVMDAIQAACPGVILIPSTGGAVGMTPEERLQPTELMPEMATLDCGTCNFGDDVFQNDMPTLRAFGKRMLENHIKPEYECFEIGHLDTALTLARKGQAPGEPMQFNFVLGVGGCTPATVPNLCYLVSQIPAGSTWTVTGIGRHAFTMAAAAIAMGGNVRVGFEDELTLSRGVLAKSNGELVARVVELAKLLGREIATPDEARRILSLK from the coding sequence ATGGAAAAGCTGATTATCACCGCCGCCATCTGCGGCGCGGAGGTCACCAAGGAGCAGAACCCCGCCGTTCCCTACACGCTGGAAGAGATGGTGCGGGAGGCCAAGAGCGCCTATGACGCCGGGGCAGCGGTTATCCACGTGCACGTCCGCTGGGACGACGGCACCCCCACCCAGGACCGGGAGCGCTTCCGGGTCGTGATGGACGCCATTCAGGCGGCTTGTCCCGGTGTGATTCTGATCCCCTCCACCGGCGGCGCCGTGGGGATGACGCCGGAGGAGCGCCTCCAGCCCACCGAGCTGATGCCCGAGATGGCCACGCTGGACTGCGGCACCTGCAACTTCGGCGACGATGTATTCCAAAACGACATGCCCACTCTGCGGGCCTTTGGCAAGCGGATGCTGGAAAATCACATCAAGCCAGAGTACGAATGCTTTGAGATCGGCCATCTGGACACCGCTCTGACCCTGGCCCGGAAGGGGCAGGCGCCCGGCGAACCCATGCAGTTCAACTTTGTGCTGGGCGTGGGCGGCTGTACCCCCGCCACCGTACCCAACCTGTGCTATCTGGTCAGTCAGATCCCCGCCGGCTCCACCTGGACGGTCACCGGCATCGGCCGCCACGCCTTTACCATGGCCGCCGCCGCCATCGCCATGGGCGGCAACGTCCGGGTGGGCTTCGAGGACGAGCTGACCCTGTCCAGAGGCGTGCTGGCCAAGTCCAACGGCGAGCTGGTGGCCCGTGTGGTGGAGCTGGCCAAGCTGCTGGGCCGGGAGATCGCCACCCCGGACGAGGCCCGCAGGATTCTCAGTCTGAAGTAA
- a CDS encoding hotdog domain-containing protein, whose protein sequence is MTSMIRVRMGAEDAHYGGNLVDGAHMLHLFGDVATELLIISDGDEGLFCAYDNVEFLAPVYAGDFIEAVGEITHMGNTSRKMVFEARKVAVPRPDISDSAADKLAEPVVVCRASGTCVVPKDKQRIAR, encoded by the coding sequence ATGACATCCATGATCCGGGTCCGTATGGGGGCGGAGGACGCTCACTACGGCGGCAATCTGGTGGACGGGGCCCACATGCTCCATCTGTTCGGCGACGTGGCCACTGAATTGCTCATCATCAGTGACGGCGACGAGGGCCTGTTCTGCGCCTACGACAACGTGGAGTTTCTGGCGCCCGTCTACGCCGGCGATTTCATCGAGGCGGTGGGCGAGATCACCCACATGGGCAACACCTCCCGCAAGATGGTCTTCGAGGCCCGCAAGGTGGCCGTGCCCCGGCCCGACATCAGCGACTCCGCCGCCGACAAGCTGGCCGAGCCTGTCGTGGTCTGCCGCGCCTCCGGCACCTGCGTGGTGCCCAAGGACAAACAGCGCATCGCCCGCTGA
- a CDS encoding MutS-related protein, giving the protein MVKLDQQLKEDTGYLWVMARLEPASPFGRALARTPRWYGPGEEGALEAELGRVDALLAWMEQGAPAVENVVHLLSEFHDIKNSFQRPSNSPMDEVELFEVKHFLLYLERLAEEYGRFPRLEGLELRPMTGLLDLLDPSGRRLPPFSVENAFDPALERIRADKLQVERELRSAEGEAREALLARRRELVLEEDKAELAARRRLTAALLREKAGFFAAMDAIGRLDLTLAKARLARRFGCVRPRLSAVPEVEAFDMVHPEVADHLKERGGAFIPVSITLEKGTTVITGANMGGKSVSLKSVTLNLLLLQTGFFVFAREMTAPLFDSVSLICTDRQSVEQGLSSFGAEVAALGDLLRREKGKFFFVALDEFARGTNPREGAALARALVEYLGGLNCVAMMTTHYDGVSDAARRHYQVAGLAALDTAAFRAGEAPLDRLSRLMDYRLLAAPPGAPCPRDALRVCRLLDLDEEWMKIFEENS; this is encoded by the coding sequence ATGGTAAAGCTCGATCAACAACTCAAGGAGGATACCGGCTACCTCTGGGTCATGGCCCGGCTGGAGCCGGCTTCTCCCTTCGGCCGCGCTCTGGCCCGGACCCCCCGCTGGTACGGGCCCGGCGAGGAGGGGGCGCTGGAGGCGGAGCTGGGCCGGGTGGACGCTTTGCTGGCGTGGATGGAGCAGGGTGCGCCGGCGGTGGAGAACGTCGTCCATCTGCTGTCGGAGTTCCACGACATCAAAAACTCCTTCCAGCGCCCCTCCAATTCCCCCATGGACGAGGTGGAGCTCTTCGAGGTCAAACACTTCCTGCTCTATCTGGAACGCCTGGCGGAGGAGTACGGCCGCTTCCCGCGGCTGGAGGGGCTGGAGCTGCGCCCCATGACGGGGCTGCTGGACCTGCTGGACCCCAGCGGGCGGCGGCTGCCCCCCTTCTCGGTGGAGAACGCCTTTGACCCGGCCCTGGAGCGCATCCGGGCGGATAAGCTTCAGGTGGAGCGGGAGCTGCGGAGCGCGGAGGGGGAGGCCCGGGAAGCCCTGCTGGCCCGGCGGCGGGAGCTGGTGCTGGAGGAGGACAAGGCGGAGCTGGCCGCCCGGCGGCGGCTGACGGCCGCCCTGCTGCGGGAGAAAGCAGGCTTTTTTGCCGCCATGGACGCCATCGGCCGCCTGGACCTGACGCTGGCCAAGGCCCGGCTGGCCCGGCGGTTCGGCTGCGTCCGGCCCCGGCTGTCCGCCGTGCCGGAGGTAGAGGCGTTCGACATGGTCCATCCCGAGGTGGCCGACCACCTGAAGGAGCGGGGCGGGGCCTTTATTCCGGTGTCCATCACACTGGAGAAGGGGACCACTGTCATCACAGGGGCCAACATGGGGGGCAAGAGCGTCTCCCTCAAGAGCGTCACCCTGAACCTGCTGCTGCTCCAGACCGGCTTTTTTGTCTTTGCCCGGGAAATGACCGCTCCCCTGTTCGATTCGGTGAGCCTTATCTGCACCGACCGGCAGTCGGTGGAGCAGGGCCTCAGCTCCTTCGGGGCCGAGGTGGCCGCGCTGGGGGACCTGCTGCGGCGGGAGAAGGGGAAGTTCTTCTTTGTGGCGCTGGACGAGTTCGCCCGGGGCACCAATCCCCGGGAGGGGGCGGCCCTGGCCCGGGCGCTGGTGGAATATCTGGGCGGGCTCAACTGCGTGGCCATGATGACCACCCATTACGACGGCGTGTCCGATGCCGCCCGGCGGCATTACCAGGTGGCAGGTCTTGCCGCCCTGGATACCGCCGCCTTCCGGGCGGGGGAGGCCCCGCTGGACCGGCTGTCCCGGCTTATGGATTACCGCCTGCTGGCCGCGCCGCCCGGTGCGCCCTGTCCCCGGGACGCCCTGCGGGTGTGCCGCCTGCTGGATCTGGACGAAGAATGGATGAAAATCTTTGAAGAAAATAGTTGA
- a CDS encoding recombinase family protein, with the protein MHILCAIYARLSKEDEDKYKTESESIQNQKSLLVSYAVERGWDIYHIYCDEDYSGADSLRPDFNRMIGAAREKKFQILLCKSQSRFTRDMELVEKYIHGLFPIWGVRFIAVADNVDTEVKGTKKARQINGLVNEWYLEDLSENIRMVFDLKRRQGQYIGAFPIYGYQKDPKDHNHLIVEAQAAQVVRQIFQWSLEGRGKQEIARMLNDRGIPNPARYKLERGWTAGPPGSNQYGLWNKTTIWRMLHNEMYTGVMLQGRRKKASYKSKTMLPVPEDQWYRVEGTHEAIIDRETFRAVQRSLKLRSKADGTGEAHLLSGLVKCMDCGSTMSKTTNCQQGRPRVSYLRCKLYADSGREKRCTRHSIRLDQLIEQVSERIRHYVQSCCPLEELNVPPPRDTRREALEQEQKALKAQLEKRSQALKNLYLDKISGVLSEGQFVELNRDLQMEKGRLERRLAQNGEELNKRTYPVDQASIMDRMRELLQLETVPRELVVALVEKIEIGERDPATGRQEIRITWKF; encoded by the coding sequence CTGCACATTCTCTGCGCCATTTATGCACGATTGAGCAAAGAGGATGAGGACAAATACAAAACAGAGTCCGAGAGTATCCAAAATCAAAAATCTCTGCTGGTGAGCTACGCTGTGGAGCGTGGCTGGGATATCTACCACATCTACTGCGACGAGGATTATTCCGGGGCCGACAGCCTGCGGCCCGACTTCAACCGGATGATTGGGGCGGCCAGGGAGAAAAAGTTCCAAATTCTCCTCTGCAAGAGCCAATCCCGGTTCACCCGGGATATGGAGTTGGTGGAAAAGTACATCCATGGCCTGTTCCCCATCTGGGGCGTCCGCTTTATTGCGGTGGCGGACAACGTTGACACGGAGGTGAAGGGCACCAAAAAGGCCCGGCAGATCAACGGCCTGGTGAACGAGTGGTATCTGGAGGACCTGTCGGAAAACATCCGCATGGTCTTTGACCTGAAGCGGCGGCAGGGGCAGTATATCGGAGCGTTCCCCATCTACGGCTATCAGAAGGACCCGAAAGACCACAATCATCTGATTGTGGAAGCGCAGGCCGCTCAAGTGGTGCGTCAGATCTTCCAGTGGTCCCTGGAGGGCCGCGGGAAACAGGAGATCGCCCGGATGCTCAACGACCGGGGCATCCCGAACCCGGCCCGGTATAAGCTGGAGCGGGGGTGGACCGCTGGTCCCCCGGGCTCCAACCAGTATGGCCTCTGGAACAAGACCACCATCTGGAGGATGCTCCACAACGAGATGTACACAGGGGTGATGCTCCAGGGCCGACGGAAAAAGGCGAGCTACAAATCCAAGACGATGCTCCCGGTTCCCGAAGATCAGTGGTATCGGGTAGAGGGGACCCATGAGGCCATCATTGACCGGGAGACCTTCCGCGCAGTACAGAGAAGCCTGAAGCTGCGCTCCAAGGCCGACGGTACCGGAGAAGCCCACCTGCTGTCCGGGCTGGTGAAGTGCATGGACTGCGGCAGCACCATGAGCAAGACCACCAACTGTCAGCAGGGGCGGCCCAGGGTGTCCTACCTCCGCTGCAAGCTGTATGCAGACAGTGGAAGGGAGAAGCGCTGCACCCGGCACTCCATCCGTCTGGATCAACTGATCGAGCAGGTTTCCGAACGCATCCGCCACTATGTTCAAAGCTGCTGTCCGCTGGAGGAACTGAATGTGCCTCCGCCGCGGGACACCCGCAGAGAGGCTCTGGAGCAGGAGCAGAAAGCGCTGAAAGCCCAACTGGAAAAGCGGAGCCAGGCGTTAAAAAATCTGTACCTGGATAAAATCTCTGGCGTACTCAGCGAGGGGCAGTTTGTGGAGCTAAACCGGGACCTTCAGATGGAAAAAGGGCGCCTGGAGCGTCGGCTGGCTCAAAACGGTGAGGAGCTGAACAAACGGACATACCCGGTGGACCAGGCCAGCATTATGGACCGGATGCGGGAGCTGCTGCAGTTGGAGACCGTGCCTCGGGAGCTGGTGGTCGCTCTGGTGGAAAAGATCGAGATTGGCGAGCGGGACCCGGCCACCGGACGCCAGGAGATTCGGATTACCTGGAAATTTTAA
- a CDS encoding TRAP transporter large permease — MNTALIVLLVLLVLLLMIGVPVGFAIGGATMVAMFYCSDLNMVVNAQYCYSGIFSFTVMAIPFFMLAGSVISTGGIAKRIVEFASALVDFLTGALGCVSMLACMFFGALSGSGMATTAAIGGMMIPEMKKRGYDPSYAATLVCFGGTVGPIIPPSLSFVLYGATTKTSVPDLFKAGILPGIIIGLTFLVVNIIICKRTGTDLPVRSDEKKPLKEALVARLKRLGKATKDGFWALLSPVIILGGIYSGIFTPTEAAAVSVVYSVIVSIFVYKDMDWKSLYETLVGAAVLNGATSFLLGYSTVFSTFMTFEQVPQAITTFLSNVSDNPAVVLLVINAILLVIGCFLDTVPAIIIMAPMLLPTLQTFGINPIHFAVVMAVNLAFGLCTPPYGCNLFVGAAVAKIKMESMFKWIVPFFLVSIVLLMILTYIPSLSLMFV; from the coding sequence GTGAATACCGCTTTGATTGTCCTGCTGGTGCTCCTGGTGCTCTTGCTGATGATCGGTGTGCCCGTGGGCTTTGCCATCGGCGGCGCCACCATGGTCGCTATGTTCTACTGCTCGGATCTGAACATGGTGGTCAACGCCCAGTACTGCTATTCCGGCATCTTCTCCTTTACCGTCATGGCCATCCCGTTCTTCATGCTGGCCGGGTCGGTGATCTCCACCGGAGGCATCGCCAAGCGGATCGTGGAATTTGCCTCGGCTCTGGTCGATTTTCTCACCGGAGCCCTGGGCTGCGTATCCATGCTGGCGTGTATGTTTTTCGGCGCCCTGTCCGGCTCCGGCATGGCCACCACCGCCGCCATCGGCGGCATGATGATCCCTGAGATGAAAAAGCGGGGCTACGATCCCTCCTATGCCGCCACTCTGGTGTGCTTCGGCGGCACCGTGGGCCCCATCATCCCGCCCTCCCTGTCCTTTGTCCTCTATGGCGCCACCACCAAAACCTCGGTGCCGGATCTGTTCAAGGCGGGTATCCTCCCCGGTATCATCATCGGTCTGACCTTCCTGGTGGTCAATATCATCATCTGCAAGCGCACAGGTACCGACCTGCCTGTCCGCTCCGACGAGAAAAAGCCCCTTAAGGAGGCCCTTGTGGCCCGACTGAAGCGGCTGGGCAAGGCCACCAAGGACGGGTTCTGGGCTCTGCTGTCCCCAGTCATTATTCTGGGCGGCATCTACTCCGGCATTTTTACCCCCACAGAGGCCGCCGCCGTCTCCGTGGTCTATTCGGTCATCGTCTCCATCTTTGTCTACAAGGATATGGACTGGAAGTCCCTCTACGAGACTCTGGTGGGCGCTGCGGTGCTCAACGGGGCAACTTCCTTCCTGCTGGGTTACTCCACCGTGTTTTCCACCTTTATGACCTTCGAGCAGGTGCCCCAGGCCATCACCACCTTCCTGTCCAACGTGTCCGACAACCCCGCCGTCGTTCTGTTGGTCATCAATGCGATCCTGCTGGTCATTGGTTGCTTCTTGGACACGGTACCCGCCATTATCATTATGGCCCCCATGCTGCTGCCTACGCTTCAGACCTTCGGCATCAATCCCATCCACTTTGCCGTTGTCATGGCGGTCAATCTGGCCTTTGGCCTGTGCACTCCGCCTTATGGATGCAACCTGTTTGTCGGTGCGGCTGTGGCTAAGATCAAGATGGAGAGCATGTTCAAGTGGATTGTGCCCTTCTTCCTGGTGTCCATCGTACTGCTGATGATTCTAACGTATATTCCCTCCCTCTCCCTGATGTTTGTATAA
- a CDS encoding TRAP transporter small permease, with product MKKTNRIVDVLNRVEEVVLVAMFSAMVLIIFVQVIMRKTGNSLYWSEELGKFLFVWISWLGISIAQRKGEHIKITMLTDHLPFRAAQVFNILSDLVVIAICVVTLYYGVSLVISQWTSPYAGIKISTSWGYLAVVVGCTLMTIRCLASIKDSVVFLAKGRPEESEGGEAQ from the coding sequence ATGAAAAAGACCAATCGCATCGTTGATGTGCTCAACCGCGTGGAGGAAGTGGTCCTGGTGGCCATGTTCTCGGCGATGGTGCTCATTATTTTTGTGCAGGTGATTATGCGCAAGACCGGCAATTCCCTGTACTGGTCCGAGGAGCTGGGCAAGTTCCTCTTCGTCTGGATCTCCTGGCTTGGCATCAGCATTGCACAGCGGAAGGGGGAGCACATCAAGATCACCATGCTCACCGACCACCTGCCCTTCCGGGCGGCCCAGGTTTTCAACATCCTGTCCGACCTCGTCGTGATCGCCATCTGTGTCGTCACGCTGTACTACGGTGTGTCCCTGGTCATCAGCCAGTGGACCTCTCCCTATGCCGGCATCAAAATCAGCACCTCCTGGGGCTACCTGGCGGTGGTGGTGGGCTGTACCCTGATGACCATCCGCTGCCTGGCCAGCATCAAGGATTCCGTCGTCTTCTTGGCGAAGGGACGTCCGGAGGAATCGGAAGGAGGCGAGGCGCAGTGA
- a CDS encoding TRAP transporter substrate-binding protein gives MKKWIALALSAALCFTLLSSCSRPSTSGGSSPAPSSSQSGGSETTSDPIVIKIGHTDSSTRSTHVWSVWIGEYLEEKAPGRFKVEVYPDGQLGDSPDMVAGVKLGTLTMEFDLSSVVSSVTGAASSCVDLPFLYPTYEDWEKGTFENGGLELFNETIADAGYYCLGMYYNGMRQVISRTGCYHNSDDLHGQKIRIAQDELNIEMWNAMGAAPTPMSWGEVITSLSTGTIEALDHSLGVFNDFSLHEIAPYITLTNHASSPFPIICSLDWFKSLSAEDQALIQEAVTLACKQQRDEERANEMDYIQRFKDEGATVEELTDEEVAAFKAAVQPVYDKWRAKVGDEMMDLWLATVPQ, from the coding sequence ATGAAAAAATGGATTGCCCTCGCACTGAGCGCAGCACTTTGCTTCACTCTGCTGTCCTCCTGCAGTCGTCCCAGCACCTCCGGCGGCAGCTCTCCCGCCCCCTCCAGCAGCCAGTCCGGCGGGTCGGAAACCACGTCTGACCCCATCGTGATCAAAATCGGCCATACCGACTCGTCCACCCGGTCTACCCACGTCTGGAGCGTGTGGATCGGCGAATACCTGGAGGAAAAGGCGCCTGGCCGCTTCAAGGTGGAGGTCTATCCCGACGGACAACTGGGCGATTCCCCCGACATGGTCGCCGGCGTCAAGCTGGGCACCCTGACGATGGAGTTTGACCTGTCCTCCGTGGTGAGTTCCGTCACCGGCGCGGCGTCCAGTTGTGTGGACCTGCCCTTCCTGTACCCCACCTATGAAGACTGGGAGAAGGGCACCTTCGAAAACGGCGGTCTGGAGCTGTTCAACGAGACCATCGCTGACGCGGGCTACTACTGCCTGGGCATGTACTACAACGGCATGCGTCAGGTTATCAGCCGCACCGGCTGCTACCACAACTCCGACGACCTCCACGGCCAGAAGATCCGTATCGCCCAGGACGAGCTGAACATTGAGATGTGGAACGCCATGGGCGCCGCCCCCACGCCGATGTCCTGGGGCGAGGTCATTACCTCTCTGTCCACCGGTACCATCGAGGCTCTGGACCACTCCCTGGGCGTGTTCAACGACTTCTCCCTGCATGAGATCGCTCCCTACATCACCCTGACCAACCACGCCAGCTCCCCGTTCCCCATCATCTGCTCGCTGGACTGGTTCAAGTCCCTGTCCGCCGAGGACCAGGCTCTGATCCAGGAGGCCGTCACGCTGGCCTGCAAGCAGCAGCGTGACGAGGAGCGCGCCAACGAGATGGATTATATCCAGCGCTTCAAGGACGAGGGCGCCACCGTGGAAGAGCTGACCGACGAAGAGGTCGCCGCCTTCAAGGCGGCTGTCCAGCCCGTATACGACAAGTGGCGCGCGAAGGTCGGCGACGAGATGATGGATCTCTGGCTGGCCACCGTGCCCCAGTAA
- a CDS encoding 3-keto-5-aminohexanoate cleavage protein has protein sequence MFQKESIKTEKLIIPAAICGAEVTKEQNPAVPYTLEEMVREAKSAYDAGAAVIHVHVRWDDGTPTQDRERFRVVMDAIQAACPGVILIPSTGGAVGMTPEERLQPTELMPEMATLDCGTCNFGDDVFVNDLPILRAFGKRMLENQIKPEYECFEMGHVDTILKLANKGLVPGAPMQFNFVLGVAGCTPATAGNLDWLVRSIPAGSTWTATGIGRAAFELAAPAIAMGGNVRVGFEDNLYLSKGVLAKSNGELVKKVADLAALLGRPVATPAEARGILGLRK, from the coding sequence TTGTTTCAAAAGGAGTCGATTAAAACGGAAAAGCTGATTATCCCCGCCGCCATCTGCGGCGCGGAGGTCACCAAGGAGCAGAACCCCGCCGTTCCCTACACGCTGGAAGAGATGGTGCGGGAGGCCAAGAGCGCCTATGACGCCGGCGCGGCGGTTATCCACGTGCACGTCCGCTGGGACGACGGCACCCCCACCCAGGACCGGGAGCGCTTCCGGGTCGTGATGGACGCCATTCAGGCGGCTTGTCCCGGTGTGATCCTGATCCCCTCCACCGGCGGCGCCGTGGGGATGACGCCGGAGGAGCGGCTCCAGCCCACCGAGCTGATGCCCGAGATGGCCACGCTGGACTGCGGCACCTGCAACTTCGGGGACGACGTATTTGTCAATGACCTCCCCATCCTGCGGGCCTTTGGCAAGCGGATGCTGGAAAACCAGATCAAGCCGGAATACGAGTGCTTTGAGATGGGGCATGTAGACACCATCCTGAAGCTGGCAAACAAGGGCCTGGTACCCGGCGCGCCCATGCAGTTCAACTTTGTGCTGGGTGTGGCGGGCTGCACTCCGGCTACCGCCGGGAACCTGGACTGGCTGGTCCGGTCCATCCCCGCCGGCTCCACCTGGACCGCCACGGGCATCGGCAGAGCCGCCTTTGAGCTGGCCGCCCCGGCCATCGCCATGGGCGGCAACGTCCGGGTGGGCTTCGAGGACAACCTCTATCTGTCCAAGGGGGTCCTGGCTAAGAGCAACGGCGAGTTGGTGAAAAAGGTGGCGGATCTGGCCGCCCTCCTGGGCCGGCCCGTGGCCACTCCCGCCGAGGCCCGCGGCATTCTGGGCCTGCGCAAATGA